In a single window of the Veillonella sp. genome:
- a CDS encoding IS3 family transposase, with product MIKTLRKQGYQLKHLLKAMPMSKSTYYFELTKVDLVDKRNTKLKDEIQKIFTEHKGRYGVRRVYQELLNRGFVVNHKRVQRLMHNMGLAGKRPKEKYHSYKGKVGKVAENIVNRDFSTTAPLQKWTTDVSQFNFSWGKCYLSPILDMNTNEIVAYDLALRPNLEQISRILEKAFKKFTNLSGLIFHSDQGWQYQHNYFRQALKEHGIIQSMSRKGNCYDNSVIETFFGRLKTEIYYGFETEYSSFNAFAVAIEEYINYYNNKRIQKKTKGMPPVKYREASMCLG from the coding sequence ATTATTAAAACGCTCCGAAAGCAAGGATATCAATTAAAGCATCTTTTGAAAGCTATGCCAATGTCCAAATCTACTTATTATTTTGAACTTACTAAAGTAGATCTTGTAGATAAAAGAAATACAAAGCTAAAAGATGAAATTCAAAAGATTTTTACAGAACATAAAGGTCGGTATGGTGTGCGGCGTGTATACCAAGAGCTTCTTAATCGAGGTTTTGTAGTCAATCATAAACGAGTGCAAAGGCTTATGCATAATATGGGACTCGCAGGAAAGCGGCCGAAGGAAAAGTATCACTCTTACAAAGGGAAAGTCGGTAAAGTAGCAGAAAATATTGTCAATAGAGATTTTAGTACAACTGCACCATTACAAAAATGGACTACTGATGTGTCTCAATTTAATTTCTCGTGGGGCAAATGCTATTTATCGCCTATTTTAGATATGAATACGAATGAGATTGTTGCGTATGACTTAGCATTAAGGCCTAACTTAGAACAGATTTCTCGTATATTAGAGAAAGCCTTTAAGAAGTTTACTAATCTTTCGGGATTAATCTTCCACTCTGATCAAGGATGGCAATACCAACATAACTATTTTAGGCAAGCACTTAAAGAACATGGCATTATTCAGTCTATGTCTAGAAAAGGAAATTGTTATGATAACTCTGTGATAGAAACCTTTTTTGGTAGATTGAAAACAGAAATATATTATGGTTTTGAAACAGAATATTCATCATTTAATGCTTTTGCAGTAGCAATAGAAGAATACATTAACTATTACAACAACAAAAGGATCCAGAAAAAAACAAAAGGGATGCCTCCTGTAAAATACAGGGAAGCATCCATGTGTTTAGGCTAG
- a CDS encoding transposase translates to MRYSYEFKRKAIELFYQGEWPKTPNGVRTDTFHRLIRDWVKLEQLHGSAINKSRGANKYWSPEEKYSLVCQVLSGQGLRTVAIVAGINSGQLYQWVHKYKTLGYNGLINKSKGRPPKDCKMKVTKTISPRKLKESEYEELIRLRAEIAYIKAENEVIKKEIALREEKEAARLKAKKQRLLKRSESKDIN, encoded by the coding sequence ATGAGATATAGTTATGAATTTAAAAGAAAAGCAATTGAATTATTCTATCAAGGTGAATGGCCCAAGACACCTAACGGTGTGAGGACAGATACATTTCATAGACTAATAAGAGACTGGGTTAAATTAGAACAGCTTCATGGCTCGGCCATTAATAAAAGTCGAGGGGCTAATAAGTATTGGTCTCCAGAAGAGAAATATAGTTTGGTATGCCAAGTCCTCTCTGGACAAGGATTGAGAACAGTAGCTATTGTAGCTGGTATTAATTCTGGGCAGCTGTATCAATGGGTTCATAAATACAAAACTTTGGGATACAATGGTCTTATCAATAAATCTAAAGGACGACCACCAAAGGATTGCAAAATGAAAGTAACTAAGACTATCTCACCTCGAAAACTCAAAGAGAGTGAATATGAGGAACTCATTCGCTTACGAGCTGAAATTGCTTATATTAAAGCTGAAAATGAAGTCATAAAAAAAGAGATTGCCTTGAGAGAAGAAAAGGAAGCTGCGCGTCTCAAGGCGAAAAAGCAGCGATTATTAAAACGCTCCGAAAGCAAGGATATCAATTAA